The Patagioenas fasciata isolate bPatFas1 chromosome 3, bPatFas1.hap1, whole genome shotgun sequence genome contains a region encoding:
- the UTP25 gene encoding U3 small nucleolar RNA-associated protein 25 homolog isoform X1 translates to MGKRRGGRELLRSLTKRQKKHLREFGEEHPFYDKVSGRPEATQICELSENSDKSSAESDSETEVDQVSVYHKLLATLKTSPESESEEEEDESESEEAEESETEMDSEGSQETGEEDGGEEDKNDVPGREEVTATDTAEQTLGQEPADGADTSCDTSRGVIEEFTDVKHESEFSLETNFMEEESGDCSVDQRDSNSSQAFSEDPFKQHMDKELQEKEVEKISTLPKTSSQSKWPRLGQLTFSSTLEKHKTLKADKEIDVKQLYLHKPLESTWPKVNKQFLSSTNKPNDPFFTPLQRELFCIMNTYRDLFYPERNALTNGEEIRQVYCLHALNHVLKANAQVLSNNAKRRDQKLGTDSDDYRDQGLTRPKVLMIVPFRECALRIVHILISLLEVNDKRKIDVSNKKRFKGEFGSDPEEKPPNLKRPEDYEAVFAGNIDDHFRIGVAILQKSMRLYAPFYSSDIIIASPLGMRTVIGAEGEKKRDFDFLSSVEILIIDQADVYLMQNWEHVLHLMKHINLLPLDSHGVDFSRVRMLNLNNWSRFYRQTLLFSALQDPQINSVFNKHCCNYVGQVAVRNIPVIGSISHVVVQLPHVFRRLEAESSTSVIDTRFQFFIDKVLPEYRDAIMSHTLIYVPSYFDYVRLRNYFKKEDLNFTHICEYTKKAGVCRARRFFLKGEKQFLLFTERFHFYKRYTIKGIRNLIFYELPTYSHFYSEICNMMKATDNAVDATWTCTVLYSKYDAQKLAAVVGIDRTAQMLQSKKNVHLFVTGENE, encoded by the exons ATGGGgaagcggcggggcgggcgggagctGCTGCGCAGCCTGACCAAGCGGCAGAAGAAGCACCTTCGGGAGTTCGGGGAGGAGCACCCGTTCTACGACAA GGTTTCTGGAAGACCAGAAGCGACTCAAATCTGTGAACTG TCTGAGAATTCAGATAAATCGAGTGCAGAAAGTGATTCAGAGACTGAAGTGGACCAGGTCTCTGTGTATCATAAGCTCCTGGCTACCCTGAAGACCTCTCCTGAGTCTGAGagtgaggaagaggaagatgaaaGTGAGTCAGAAGAAGCTGAGGAAAGTGAGACAGAAATGGACAGCGAAGGGTCCCAGGAGACCGGAGAAGAAGATGGAGGTGAAGAAGACAAGAATGATGTACCAGGTCGGGAAGAAG TCACAGCTACAGACACAGCAGAGCAGACGCTGGGTCAGGAGCCGGCTGATGGTGCAGACACCTCTTGTGACACAAGTCGTGGAGTAATTGAGGAGTTTACTGATGTGAAACACGAATCTGAATTTAGCTTGGAAACCAATTTCATGGAAGAGGAGAGTGGAGATTGCAGTGTGGATCAGAGAGACAGCAATTCTTCACAAGCCTTTTCAGAAG ATCCATTTAAACAACACATGGACAAAGAACTCCaagaaaaagaagtagaaaaaataTCTACGCTTCCTAAAACTTCAAGTCAAAGCAAG tggccaAGGCTGGGTCAACTAACTTTTTCTTCCACTTTGGAGAAACATAAAACATTGAAAGCAGACAAAGAAATTGATGTGAAACAACTTTATCTCCACAAGCCTTTAGAATCCACTTGGCCAAAAGTGAATAAACAGTTCCTGTCgtccacaaacaaaccaaatgatCCCTTTTTTACCCCATTACAAAGAGAGCTCTTCTGCATCATGAATACGTACCGGGACTTGTTCTATCCAGAAAGAAATGCTTTAACAAATGGAGAAGAAATCCGGCAGGTTTACTGCTTGCATGCCTTGAACCACGTTCTGAAGGCAAATGCCCAGGTGCTCAGCAACAATGCCAAGCGGAGAGACCAAAAGCTGGGGACTGACAGTGATGACTACAGGGATCAGGGACTCACTAGACCCAAG GTACTGATGATAGTGCCCTTCAGGGAATGTGCTTTGCGAATCGTGCATATTTTGATCAGTCTTCTTGAAGtgaatgacaaaagaaaaatagatgtAAGTAATAAAAAGCGCTTCAAAGGGGAGTTTGGTTCTGACCCAGAAGAGAAGCCTCCCAACCTGAAAAGACCTGAAGATTACGAAGCTGTCTTTGCTGGCAACATTGATGACCACTTCAGAATTG GGGTTGCGATTCTTCAAAAGAGTATGAGACTGTACGCACCGTTTTACTCATCGGATATCATCATTGCCTCTCCCCTGGGTATGAGGACTGTTATTGGCGcagaaggggagaagaagagagaTTTTGATTTTCTATCATCAGTAGAAATTCTCATAATTGATCAAGCAGATGTTTACCTGATGCAGAATTGGGAACATGTTCTG CACCTGATGAAGCACATTAACCTGCTGCCTCTGGATTCTCACGGGGTCGACTTTTCCCGAGTGCGAATGCTGAATCTCAATAACTGGTCCAGGTTCTACCGCCAGACACTGCTGTTCAGCGCTCTGCAGGATCCCCAGATCAACTCTGTCTTCAACAAACACTGCTGCAATTATGTGGGGCAG GTGGCCGTCCGCAACATCCCCGTCATTGGCTCCATTAGCCACGTCGTGGTCCAGCTTCCTCATGTTTTTCGGAGGCTAGAAGCTGAAAGTTCAACTTCTGTAATTGATACAAG GTTTCAGTTTTTCATCGACAAAGTTTTGCCTGAGTACCGCGATGCCATCATGTCACACACGCTCATTTACGTTCCGTCATACTTCGACTATGTGCGCCTTCGAAATTACTTCAAGAAAGAGGATCTGAATTTTACTCACATTTGTGAATACACTAAAAAGGCTGGTGTCTGCAGAGCAAGACGGTTCTTTCTCAAAGGAGAGAAGCAGTTTTTATTGTTCACTGAGCGCTTCCACTTTTACAAAAG gTATACTATAAAAGGCATTAGGAACCTCATTTTCTATGAGTTACCAACCTACTCCCACTTCTACAGTGAGATTTGTAATATGATGAAGGCCACAGACAATGCAGTGGATGCTACTTGGACCTGTACTGTGCTCTACTCCAAGTATGATGCTCAGAAATTGGCTGCAGTGGTTGGCATAGATCGCACAGCTCAAATGCTACAGTCCAAGAAAAATGTGCATCTCTTTGTTACAGGAGAAAATGAGTAA
- the UTP25 gene encoding U3 small nucleolar RNA-associated protein 25 homolog isoform X2: protein MGKRRGGRELLRSLTKRQKKHLREFGEEHPFYDKVSGRPEATQICELSENSDKSSAESDSETEVDQVSVYHKLLATLKTSPESESEEEEDESESEEAEESETEMDSEGSQETGEEDGGEEDKNDVPGREEVTATDTAEQTLGQEPADGADTSCDTSRGVIEEFTDVKHESEFSLETNFMEEESGDCSVDQRDSNSSQAFSEDPFKQHMDKELQEKEVEKISTLPKTSSQSKWPRLGQLTFSSTLEKHKTLKADKEIDVKQLYLHKPLESTWPKVNKQFLSSTNKPNDPFFTPLQRELFCIMNTYRDLFYPERNALTNGEEIRQVYCLHALNHVLKANAQVLSNNAKRRDQKLGTDSDDYRDQGLTRPKVLMIVPFRECALRIVHILISLLEVNDKRKIDVSNKKRFKGEFGSDPEEKPPNLKRPEDYEAVFAGNIDDHFRIGVAILQKSMRLYAPFYSSDIIIASPLGMRTVIGAEGEKKRDFDFLSSVEILIIDQADVYLMQNWEHVLHLMKHINLLPLDSHGVDFSRVRMLNLNNWSRFYRQTLLFSALQDPQINSVFNKHCCNYVGQVAVRNIPVIGSISHVVVQLPHVFRRLEAESSTSVIDTRFQFFIDKVLPEYRDAIMSHTLIYVPSYFDYVRLRNYFKKEDLNFTHICEYTKKAGVCRARRFFLKGEKQFLLFTERFHFYKRYTIKGIRNLIFYELPTYSHFYSEICNMMKATDNAVDATWTCTVLYSKYDAQKLAAVVGIDRTAQMLQSKKNVHLFVTGENERGSSRIWKFTKMWYRSFASAETSVILLPLKQRERKSSRPCP from the exons ATGGGgaagcggcggggcgggcgggagctGCTGCGCAGCCTGACCAAGCGGCAGAAGAAGCACCTTCGGGAGTTCGGGGAGGAGCACCCGTTCTACGACAA GGTTTCTGGAAGACCAGAAGCGACTCAAATCTGTGAACTG TCTGAGAATTCAGATAAATCGAGTGCAGAAAGTGATTCAGAGACTGAAGTGGACCAGGTCTCTGTGTATCATAAGCTCCTGGCTACCCTGAAGACCTCTCCTGAGTCTGAGagtgaggaagaggaagatgaaaGTGAGTCAGAAGAAGCTGAGGAAAGTGAGACAGAAATGGACAGCGAAGGGTCCCAGGAGACCGGAGAAGAAGATGGAGGTGAAGAAGACAAGAATGATGTACCAGGTCGGGAAGAAG TCACAGCTACAGACACAGCAGAGCAGACGCTGGGTCAGGAGCCGGCTGATGGTGCAGACACCTCTTGTGACACAAGTCGTGGAGTAATTGAGGAGTTTACTGATGTGAAACACGAATCTGAATTTAGCTTGGAAACCAATTTCATGGAAGAGGAGAGTGGAGATTGCAGTGTGGATCAGAGAGACAGCAATTCTTCACAAGCCTTTTCAGAAG ATCCATTTAAACAACACATGGACAAAGAACTCCaagaaaaagaagtagaaaaaataTCTACGCTTCCTAAAACTTCAAGTCAAAGCAAG tggccaAGGCTGGGTCAACTAACTTTTTCTTCCACTTTGGAGAAACATAAAACATTGAAAGCAGACAAAGAAATTGATGTGAAACAACTTTATCTCCACAAGCCTTTAGAATCCACTTGGCCAAAAGTGAATAAACAGTTCCTGTCgtccacaaacaaaccaaatgatCCCTTTTTTACCCCATTACAAAGAGAGCTCTTCTGCATCATGAATACGTACCGGGACTTGTTCTATCCAGAAAGAAATGCTTTAACAAATGGAGAAGAAATCCGGCAGGTTTACTGCTTGCATGCCTTGAACCACGTTCTGAAGGCAAATGCCCAGGTGCTCAGCAACAATGCCAAGCGGAGAGACCAAAAGCTGGGGACTGACAGTGATGACTACAGGGATCAGGGACTCACTAGACCCAAG GTACTGATGATAGTGCCCTTCAGGGAATGTGCTTTGCGAATCGTGCATATTTTGATCAGTCTTCTTGAAGtgaatgacaaaagaaaaatagatgtAAGTAATAAAAAGCGCTTCAAAGGGGAGTTTGGTTCTGACCCAGAAGAGAAGCCTCCCAACCTGAAAAGACCTGAAGATTACGAAGCTGTCTTTGCTGGCAACATTGATGACCACTTCAGAATTG GGGTTGCGATTCTTCAAAAGAGTATGAGACTGTACGCACCGTTTTACTCATCGGATATCATCATTGCCTCTCCCCTGGGTATGAGGACTGTTATTGGCGcagaaggggagaagaagagagaTTTTGATTTTCTATCATCAGTAGAAATTCTCATAATTGATCAAGCAGATGTTTACCTGATGCAGAATTGGGAACATGTTCTG CACCTGATGAAGCACATTAACCTGCTGCCTCTGGATTCTCACGGGGTCGACTTTTCCCGAGTGCGAATGCTGAATCTCAATAACTGGTCCAGGTTCTACCGCCAGACACTGCTGTTCAGCGCTCTGCAGGATCCCCAGATCAACTCTGTCTTCAACAAACACTGCTGCAATTATGTGGGGCAG GTGGCCGTCCGCAACATCCCCGTCATTGGCTCCATTAGCCACGTCGTGGTCCAGCTTCCTCATGTTTTTCGGAGGCTAGAAGCTGAAAGTTCAACTTCTGTAATTGATACAAG GTTTCAGTTTTTCATCGACAAAGTTTTGCCTGAGTACCGCGATGCCATCATGTCACACACGCTCATTTACGTTCCGTCATACTTCGACTATGTGCGCCTTCGAAATTACTTCAAGAAAGAGGATCTGAATTTTACTCACATTTGTGAATACACTAAAAAGGCTGGTGTCTGCAGAGCAAGACGGTTCTTTCTCAAAGGAGAGAAGCAGTTTTTATTGTTCACTGAGCGCTTCCACTTTTACAAAAG gTATACTATAAAAGGCATTAGGAACCTCATTTTCTATGAGTTACCAACCTACTCCCACTTCTACAGTGAGATTTGTAATATGATGAAGGCCACAGACAATGCAGTGGATGCTACTTGGACCTGTACTGTGCTCTACTCCAAGTATGATGCTCAGAAATTGGCTGCAGTGGTTGGCATAGATCGCACAGCTCAAATGCTACAGTCCAAGAAAAATGTGCATCTCTTTGTTACAGGAGAAAATGA GAGGGGCTCAAGCAGAATTTGGAAATTCACAAAGATGTGGTACAGAAGTTTTGCCTCTGCTGAAACCTCAGTGATCCTGCTCCCTCtaaagcagagagaaagaaagagcagTAGGCCATGCCCATAA